One Primulina tabacum isolate GXHZ01 chromosome 10, ASM2559414v2, whole genome shotgun sequence DNA segment encodes these proteins:
- the LOC142505403 gene encoding uncharacterized protein LOC142505403 has protein sequence MASKLQQVQAKVLQASQFVAKHGSAYHKQLLEQNKQYIVDPPTVEKCNELAKQLFYTRLASIPGRTESFWKELDYVKNMWKNKQELKVEDAGIAALFGLECFAWFCAGEIIGRGFTFTGYYP, from the exons ATGGCATCCAAGTTGCAGCAAGTGCAAGCCAAGGTTTTACAAGCCTCACAATTTGTCGCCAAGCATGGATCTGCCTACCACAAGCAATTGTTGGAGCAAAATAAACAATACATTGTAGACCCGCCAACTGTGGAGAAATGCAATGAGTTGGCAAAACAGTTGTTCTACACTCGTCTTGCGAG CATTCCAGGTCGTACGGAGTCATTCTGGAAGGAACTGGATTATGTGAAGAATATGTGGAAGAACAAGCAGGAGCTGAAGGTAGAGGATGCAGGCATTGCGGCTTTGTTTGGGCTCGAGTGCTTTGCATGGTTCTGTGCTGGTGAGATCATCGGAAGGGGATTCACTTTTACCGGTTACTATCCTTGA
- the LOC142505491 gene encoding LOW QUALITY PROTEIN: 1-aminocyclopropane-1-carboxylate synthase 7-like (The sequence of the model RefSeq protein was modified relative to this genomic sequence to represent the inferred CDS: deleted 1 base in 1 codon), translating into MGIETGLSKVAESETHGENSPYFAGWKAYDEDPYDELCNPSGVIQMGLAENQVSFDLLEQYLETHQESPTIGRSKASGFRENALFQDYHGLKSFRKAMASFMEEIRGGRAKFNPDRVVLTAGATAANELLTFILADPGDALLVPTPYYPGFDRDLRWRTGVNIVPVSCDSSNNFEITPEALESAYNEAESRNIKVKGVLITNPSNPLGATNQTANLEQILEFVTRKNIHLVSDEIYSGSAFSSDEFVSIAEVLESRSYKDSERVHIVYSLSKDLGLPGFRVGTIYSYNDKVMLTARRMSSFTLISSQTQQLLASMLSDKKFTEHYVKTNRERLKRRHGMIVSGLKNAGIECLKGNAGLFCWMNLRQFLEEDTKEQELELWDLILHEVKLNISPGSSCHCSEPGWFRVCFANMSEQTLDVALRRIQDFVERRKGRKWNNGFCSK; encoded by the exons ATGGGAATTGAGACAGGTTTATCAAAAGTAGCAGAATCAGAAACTCATGGTGAGAATTCACCATATTTTGCTGGATGGAAAGCGTATGATGAAGACCCTTATGATGAATTATGCAATCCCTCTGGAGTTATACAAATGGGACTTGCAGAAAATCAA GTTTCATTTGATTTGTTGGAGCAATACCTGGAAACACACCAGGAGTCACCAACTATTGGTAGGAGCAAAGCTTCTGGATTCAGAGAAAATGCTCTATTTCAAGATTATCATGGACTAAAATCTTTCAGAAAG GCAATGGCAAGTTTTATGGAAGAAATAAGAGGGGGAAGAGCCAAATTCAACCCTGATAGAGTTGTTCTAACAGCTGGTGCAACTGCAGCCAATGAGTTATTGACTTTCATTTTGGCTGATCCTGGCGATGCCTTGCTTGTTCCTACTCCATACTATCCCGG GTTTGACAGAGACTTGAGGTGGAGAACTGGAGTAAACATAGTACCAGTTTCCTGCGACAGCTCAAACAATTTCGAAATCACCCCTGAGGCTTTGGAATCAGCATACAACGAAGCTGAATCCAGGAACATTAAAGTCAAAGGAGTCCTCATAACAAATCCATCGAACCCTTTAGGCGCGACGAATCAAACGGCGAAT CTTGAACAAATTCTTGAGTTCGTGACCCGTAAGAACATCCATCTCGTGTCCGACGAGATCTACTCGGGATCGGCGTTCTCTTCGGATGAATTTGTCAGCATTGCTGAAGTTCTTGAATCCAGAAGCTACAAAGATTCGGAAAGGGTTCACATTGTTTACAGCCTTTCCAAGGATCTAGGGCTTCCAGGGTTCCGAGTGGGGACTATATATTCATACAATGATAAAGTGATGTTAACTGCAAGAAGGATGTCGAGTTTCACCTTGATTTCCTCACAAACTCAACAGCTTTTGGCCTCAATGCTTTCTGATAAGAAATTCACGGAACATTACGTCAAAACTAATAGAGAAAGGTTGAAAAGGAGGCACGGGATGATCGTTTCCGGGTTGAAAAACGCCGGTATCGAGTGCTTGAAAGGGAATGCCGGACTGTTCTGTTGGATGAATTTGAGGCAATTTTTGGAGGAGGATACGAAGGAACAAGAATTGGAATTGTGGGATTTAATTTTGCATGAAGTTAAATTAAACATTTCTCCGGGATCTTCTTGCCATTGCTCCGAGCCGGGGTGGTTTAGGGTTTGCTTTGCGAATATGAGTGAACAGACACTGGATGTTGCACTCAGAAGAATACAAGATTTTGTGGAAAGAAGAAAAGGGAGGAAGTGGAACAATGGATTCTGctcaaaatga